The Streptomyces achromogenes genome window below encodes:
- a CDS encoding serine hydrolase, whose product MTHRTARSRRGLVATALGAAVLVTGVATAAPASAATPTVTCTSSKAALAAKLKKDITAALVGRKGTIAVGLYDRTTNTTCTLRASTAYDSASVVKVTVLAALLWDAQRSGRTLTSREKSLATAMITKSDNASTSTLWKQLGVTKIKKFLTAAKMTQTKPGANNYWGLTQITVTDEQKLLKLIHARNTVLTDASRSYVTTLMGKVVSAQRWGTPYGRPANVSWHVKNGWLSRATQGWRVHSVGTFKGGGHDYVMTVLTHGNSTMNYGIATIQGVAKVVHKDLAAS is encoded by the coding sequence ATGACTCACCGGACCGCAAGAAGCAGACGGGGACTGGTCGCAACGGCGCTCGGCGCCGCCGTCCTCGTCACCGGCGTGGCCACCGCCGCGCCCGCCTCCGCCGCCACGCCCACCGTCACCTGCACGTCGAGCAAGGCCGCTCTCGCCGCCAAGCTGAAGAAGGACATCACCGCCGCGCTGGTGGGCCGCAAGGGCACGATCGCCGTGGGTCTCTACGACCGCACCACGAACACCACCTGCACCCTGCGCGCCTCCACCGCCTACGACTCGGCCAGCGTGGTCAAGGTGACCGTCCTGGCGGCGTTGCTGTGGGACGCCCAGCGGAGCGGCCGTACGCTGACCAGCCGGGAGAAGTCGCTCGCCACCGCCATGATCACCAAGTCGGACAACGCCTCCACCTCCACCCTGTGGAAGCAGCTCGGCGTGACGAAGATCAAGAAGTTCCTGACGGCCGCGAAGATGACCCAGACCAAGCCCGGCGCGAACAACTACTGGGGTCTGACCCAGATCACCGTCACCGACGAGCAGAAGCTGCTCAAGCTGATCCACGCCCGCAACACGGTGCTGACCGACGCCTCGCGCTCCTACGTCACCACCCTGATGGGCAAGGTCGTCTCCGCGCAGCGCTGGGGCACCCCGTACGGCCGGCCCGCGAACGTCTCCTGGCACGTCAAGAACGGCTGGCTGTCGCGTGCCACGCAGGGCTGGCGGGTGCACAGCGTCGGCACGTTCAAGGGCGGCGGCCACGACTACGTGATGACCGTCCTCACGCACGGCAACAGCACCATGAACTACGGCATCGCGACCATCCAGGGCGTCGCCAAGGTCGTCCACAAGGACCTGGCCGCCTCCTGA
- a CDS encoding glycosyltransferase family 39 protein, whose amino-acid sequence MTSATDPLPHPTVTPAGSPAASPDRSPPAASGTVPPAPPPEKAPRWSLPALIAILVLAGVLYGWNLSGDSLNSFYSAAVYSGTQSWKAWFFGSLDAGNFLTVDKPPFALMVMGLSCRVLGFGTWQMTAPEIAAALGTIWILHSSVKRAFGHVAAAVAALVLALTPITVAINRDNNPDTILVLLMVAGAALALRAVRDDRLLPLIGSAVCFGLAFNTKMLQGYIALPAVFAVYLYASRLGWRRKAVNLTLAAVALAVSSFWWATAVSLVPADDRPYIGGSTDGSAWDLIMGYNGLGRVLGGEGNGGGGGGGGGTFAGTAGIGRMFNDVLGGQISWLIPFAGVALVGGLVRCGRAPRTDATRAALVMWGGWLVLHYLTFAMAEGTMHPYYTTALAPGIAALCGGGGVLLWRAFRGGDARWSWVLPSGLAITGVWAIVLLRRATGWNTWLWPAVGVVMVLALVGLFVLRSANSGTRLRLLGVSVVAALVAALAGPTAYAASPAFGASGGMMGGTNPTAGPSTGGGMGGPGGGRGGFGGGDGGGPGGQLPGGTQQGGQAGGEAPGGGNGQMTPGGGTGELPQGGDASGAPGRQDGRQGGTEGESPGGSQGGANGTAPGGTAGGAPGGMGAGMGGGGGTGGADSGLVSYLEKHRDGATWLIAVSNSQSAGQLILRTGKPVISMFGFTGSDNAMTLPRLKELVKKGELHYIQLGGGGGPGGGNNSLLAEITAWVQKNGTAVQASEYGATSPSEAGSEAGTSTTSTTSTTSTVYRLDASDVG is encoded by the coding sequence GTGACATCTGCCACCGATCCCCTGCCCCACCCGACCGTGACTCCCGCCGGGTCCCCCGCCGCGTCCCCGGACCGGTCGCCGCCGGCCGCCTCCGGAACGGTTCCGCCGGCGCCCCCGCCGGAGAAGGCGCCCCGCTGGTCGCTGCCCGCGCTGATCGCGATCCTGGTCCTGGCGGGGGTGCTCTACGGCTGGAACCTGTCCGGCGACAGCCTCAACAGCTTCTACAGCGCCGCCGTCTACAGCGGCACGCAGAGCTGGAAGGCGTGGTTCTTCGGCTCGCTCGACGCCGGGAACTTCCTCACCGTCGACAAACCGCCGTTCGCCCTCATGGTCATGGGCCTGTCCTGCCGGGTCCTCGGCTTCGGCACCTGGCAGATGACGGCCCCGGAGATCGCGGCGGCGCTGGGCACGATCTGGATCCTGCACTCCTCGGTGAAGCGGGCGTTCGGGCATGTCGCGGCGGCCGTCGCGGCGCTGGTGCTCGCGCTGACGCCCATCACCGTCGCCATCAACCGCGACAACAACCCCGACACGATCCTCGTCCTGCTGATGGTGGCGGGCGCCGCGCTCGCCCTGCGCGCCGTGCGCGACGACAGGCTGCTGCCGCTCATCGGCTCCGCGGTCTGCTTCGGCCTCGCCTTCAACACCAAGATGCTCCAGGGCTACATCGCCCTGCCCGCCGTCTTCGCCGTGTACCTGTACGCGTCGAGGCTCGGATGGCGCAGGAAGGCCGTCAACCTGACGCTGGCCGCCGTGGCACTGGCCGTCTCGAGCTTCTGGTGGGCGACGGCCGTCTCGCTCGTGCCGGCCGACGACCGCCCGTACATCGGCGGTTCGACCGACGGCAGCGCCTGGGACCTGATCATGGGCTACAACGGCCTCGGCCGGGTCCTCGGCGGCGAGGGCAACGGCGGGGGCGGCGGGGGCGGGGGCGGCACCTTCGCCGGGACCGCGGGCATCGGCCGGATGTTCAACGACGTCCTCGGCGGCCAGATCTCCTGGCTGATCCCCTTCGCGGGCGTCGCGCTCGTCGGCGGCCTGGTGCGGTGCGGCCGGGCCCCGCGCACCGACGCGACCCGTGCCGCGCTGGTGATGTGGGGCGGCTGGCTCGTGCTGCACTACCTGACCTTCGCCATGGCCGAGGGCACCATGCACCCGTACTACACGACCGCGCTGGCCCCGGGCATCGCGGCGCTGTGCGGGGGCGGCGGCGTCCTGCTGTGGCGCGCCTTCCGCGGCGGCGACGCGCGCTGGTCGTGGGTGCTGCCCTCGGGGCTCGCGATCACCGGCGTCTGGGCGATCGTGCTGCTGCGGCGGGCCACCGGCTGGAACACCTGGCTCTGGCCGGCGGTGGGCGTGGTCATGGTCCTCGCGCTCGTGGGCCTGTTCGTCCTGCGGTCCGCGAACTCGGGCACGAGGCTCCGGCTGCTGGGGGTGTCCGTCGTGGCGGCGCTCGTGGCGGCCCTCGCGGGTCCGACGGCGTACGCCGCCTCGCCCGCCTTCGGCGCCTCCGGCGGCATGATGGGCGGCACCAACCCGACCGCGGGCCCCTCCACCGGCGGCGGCATGGGCGGTCCCGGCGGCGGCCGGGGCGGCTTCGGCGGCGGCGACGGCGGGGGGCCGGGCGGCCAACTGCCGGGCGGCACACAGCAGGGCGGCCAGGCCGGCGGCGAGGCACCCGGCGGCGGCAACGGCCAGATGACGCCGGGCGGCGGCACCGGCGAACTCCCGCAGGGCGGCGACGCGAGCGGCGCACCGGGCCGGCAGGACGGCCGACAGGGCGGCACCGAAGGGGAGTCCCCCGGCGGCTCACAGGGCGGCGCGAACGGCACGGCACCGGGCGGCACGGCGGGCGGTGCGCCCGGCGGCATGGGCGCAGGCATGGGCGGAGGAGGTGGCACGGGCGGCGCCGACAGCGGGCTGGTCTCGTACCTGGAGAAGCACCGGGACGGCGCCACCTGGCTGATCGCGGTGTCCAACTCGCAGAGCGCGGGTCAACTGATCCTGCGCACCGGCAAGCCCGTCATCTCGATGTTCGGCTTCACCGGCTCCGACAACGCGATGACCCTGCCCCGGCTCAAGGAACTGGTGAAGAAGGGCGAGCTGCACTACATCCAGCTCGGCGGCGGTGGCGGCCCCGGCGGCGGCAACAACAGCCTGCTGGCCGAGATCACCGCGTGGGTGCAGAAGAACGGCACGGCGGTGCAGGCGAGCGAGTACGGCGCGACGTCGCCCTCCGAGGCCGGTTCCGAGGCCGGCACCTCCACCACGTCCACCACGTCCACCACCTCCACCGTCTACCGGCTGGACGCCTCCGACGTGGGCTGA
- a CDS encoding endonuclease I family protein, which yields MLATRIRRWKSVALATTAVLVGITAPTLTASPAAATTTAYDSTYYKNAVGKTGTSLKSSLHTIISANVSKISYSAVWNALKVTDQDPNNSSNVILLYSGVSRSKSLNGGDVGDWNREHVWAKSHGDFGEVTGPGTDLHHLRPADVTVNSIRGNKDFDNGGSTVSGGGGSLTDSDSFEPRDADKGDVARMILYMAVRYDGGDGFADLEPNEKVNNGSNPYIGKLSVLKQWNDEDPPSAFEEKRNQTIYDTYQHNRNPFIDHPEWVEAIW from the coding sequence ATGCTGGCGACACGCATACGCCGATGGAAGTCGGTGGCGCTTGCCACCACTGCCGTCCTGGTCGGCATCACCGCCCCCACGCTCACCGCGTCCCCCGCCGCGGCGACCACGACGGCCTACGACTCGACGTACTACAAGAACGCGGTCGGCAAGACGGGCACGAGCCTGAAATCCTCCCTGCACACGATCATCAGCGCCAACGTCTCGAAGATCTCGTACTCCGCGGTCTGGAACGCCCTGAAGGTCACCGACCAGGACCCGAACAACAGCAGCAACGTGATCCTGCTGTACAGCGGCGTCTCACGCAGCAAGTCCCTCAACGGGGGCGACGTCGGGGACTGGAACCGCGAGCACGTCTGGGCCAAGTCGCACGGCGACTTCGGCGAGGTGACCGGTCCCGGCACGGACCTGCACCACCTGCGTCCGGCGGACGTGACGGTCAACAGCATCCGCGGCAACAAGGACTTCGACAACGGCGGCAGCACCGTCTCGGGCGGCGGAGGCAGCCTCACCGACTCCGACTCCTTCGAGCCGCGTGACGCCGACAAGGGCGATGTGGCCCGCATGATCCTCTACATGGCGGTCCGCTACGACGGCGGCGACGGCTTCGCCGACCTGGAGCCCAACGAGAAGGTCAACAACGGCAGCAACCCGTACATCGGCAAGCTCTCCGTGCTCAAGCAGTGGAACGACGAGGACCCGCCGAGCGCCTTCGAGGAGAAGCGCAACCAGACCATCTACGACACCTACCAGCACAACCGCAACCCGTTCATCGACCACCCGGAGTGGGTCGAGGCGATCTGGTAG
- a CDS encoding ABC transporter ATP-binding protein — translation MSEQRGWARRLTGYARRHPADLALALGSSLLGMAVMALVPLVTKVIIDDVIGDHSRDMAPWAGALLGAAVLVYVSTYVRRYYGGRLALDVQHDLRTDMFETITRLDGRRQDELSTGQVVGRATSDLQLIQGLLFMLPMTIGNLLLFLISLVIMAWLSLPLTLVALAVAPALAYIAKRSRTKLHPATWYAQAQAAAVAGVVDGAVSGVRVVKGFGQEEQETGKLREVGRRLFAGRLRTIRLNAAYTPALQAVPALGQVAMLALGGWLAVRGHITLGTFVAFSTYLAQLVGPVRMLAVVLTVGQQARAGTERVLELIDTEPSMKDGAKALPADAPATVEFDDVSFGYDPDRPVLDGLSFEIRPGETLAVVGSSGSGKSTVSLLLPRFYDVTRGAVLIGGHDVRELTLDSLRAAIGLVPEDSFLFSDTIRANIAYGRPDATQEQIEEAARAAQADRFVAELPAGYDTKVGEHGLTLSGGQRQRVALARAILSDPRLLVLDDATSAVDAAVEHEIHEALGQVMRGRTTLLIAHRRSTLGLADRIAVLDAGRLADLGTHEELQERSALYRRLLTDPDELGGVSPGHAQTAAPGEDTSVRDELDAEFDAERGVTPRLWTGDREPKDTALSGTPATPELLAQVEALPPAADTPGVDERQAVRPEASYGLRRLLHGFGAPLLVSLALVATDAGMGLLLPVMIRHGIDQGVSQAALGAVWAASLLALLAVAAQWAAQTGEIRMTGRTGERVLYTLRLKIFAQLQRLGLDYYERELTGRIMTRMTTDVDALSTFLQTGLVTAFVSVVTFFGIMVALLVIDVQLALVVFATLPPLIIATYFFRKASVKAYELARERVSTVNADLQESVSGLRIVQAFRRERDGAARFAERSDSYRRARIRGQWLISIYFPFVQLLSSVAAAAVLIAGAGRIDAATLTTGALVAYLLYIDLFFAPVQQLSQVFDGYQQATVSLGRIQELLREPTSTRSADRPHEVRSLSGEIAFEDVRFRYGTEEEALTGIDLRIPAGQTVAFVGETGAGKSTLVKLVARFYDPTGGRVTVDGRDLRSLDLTSYRHRLGVVPQEAYLFPGTVRDAIAYGRPDASDAEVEAAARAVGAHEMIATLDGGYLHEVAERGRNLSAGQRQLIALARAELVDPDVLLLDEATAALDLATEAQVNQATDRLTGRRTTLVVAHRLTTAARADRVVVMDHGRVVEDGTHDELLALDGRYARLWRTFVGAAEPEEPVSASR, via the coding sequence GTGAGCGAGCAACGGGGATGGGCACGACGGCTGACGGGATACGCCCGGCGCCACCCTGCGGACCTCGCCCTGGCCCTCGGCTCCTCGCTGCTCGGCATGGCCGTCATGGCGCTGGTCCCGCTCGTCACCAAGGTGATCATCGACGACGTCATCGGCGACCACTCGCGTGACATGGCCCCCTGGGCGGGCGCCCTCCTCGGCGCCGCCGTCCTCGTCTACGTCTCCACCTACGTCCGCCGCTACTACGGCGGACGTCTCGCCCTGGACGTCCAGCACGACCTGCGGACCGACATGTTCGAGACGATCACCCGGCTCGACGGCCGCCGCCAGGACGAGCTGTCCACCGGCCAGGTCGTCGGCCGCGCGACCAGCGACCTCCAGCTGATCCAGGGCCTGCTGTTCATGCTCCCCATGACCATCGGGAACCTGCTGCTCTTCCTGATCTCCCTGGTGATCATGGCGTGGCTGTCGCTCCCGCTCACCCTGGTCGCCCTCGCCGTCGCGCCCGCCCTCGCGTACATCGCCAAGCGCAGCCGGACCAAGCTCCACCCCGCCACCTGGTACGCCCAGGCCCAGGCGGCGGCCGTGGCCGGCGTGGTCGACGGCGCCGTCAGCGGCGTACGCGTGGTGAAGGGCTTCGGGCAGGAGGAGCAGGAGACCGGGAAGCTCCGCGAGGTGGGCCGCCGGCTCTTCGCCGGGCGGCTGCGCACGATCCGCCTGAACGCCGCCTACACCCCCGCCCTCCAGGCCGTGCCCGCCCTCGGCCAGGTCGCGATGCTGGCGCTCGGCGGCTGGCTGGCCGTGCGCGGCCACATCACACTCGGCACCTTCGTCGCCTTCTCCACCTACCTCGCCCAGCTCGTCGGCCCGGTCCGGATGCTGGCCGTGGTCCTCACCGTCGGCCAGCAGGCCCGGGCCGGCACCGAGCGCGTCCTGGAACTCATCGACACCGAGCCGTCGATGAAGGACGGCGCCAAGGCGCTCCCCGCGGACGCCCCGGCGACCGTCGAGTTCGACGACGTCTCCTTCGGCTACGACCCCGACCGTCCCGTCCTCGACGGCCTCAGCTTCGAGATCCGCCCCGGCGAGACCCTCGCCGTCGTCGGCTCGTCCGGCTCCGGCAAGTCCACGGTCTCGCTGCTGCTGCCCCGCTTCTACGACGTCACCCGGGGCGCGGTCCTCATCGGCGGCCACGACGTGCGCGAGCTCACCCTCGACTCGCTGCGGGCCGCGATCGGCCTGGTCCCCGAGGACTCCTTCCTCTTCTCCGACACCATCCGCGCCAACATCGCCTACGGCCGCCCCGACGCCACCCAGGAGCAGATCGAGGAGGCCGCCCGCGCCGCCCAGGCCGACCGGTTCGTCGCCGAGCTCCCGGCCGGCTACGACACGAAGGTCGGCGAGCACGGCCTCACCCTCTCCGGCGGCCAGCGCCAGCGCGTCGCGCTCGCCCGCGCGATCCTCTCGGACCCGCGCCTGCTGGTCCTCGACGACGCCACCTCCGCCGTGGACGCGGCCGTCGAGCACGAGATCCACGAGGCGCTGGGGCAGGTCATGCGGGGCCGCACCACGCTGCTGATCGCCCACCGCCGCTCCACCCTGGGCCTCGCCGACCGCATCGCCGTCCTCGACGCGGGCCGGCTCGCCGACCTCGGCACCCACGAGGAGCTCCAGGAGCGCTCCGCGCTCTACCGCCGGCTGCTCACCGACCCCGACGAGCTCGGCGGCGTCTCGCCCGGCCACGCCCAGACGGCCGCCCCCGGCGAGGACACCTCCGTCCGCGACGAGCTGGACGCCGAGTTCGACGCCGAACGCGGGGTCACCCCCCGGCTGTGGACCGGCGACCGTGAACCGAAGGACACGGCGCTGTCCGGAACGCCCGCCACCCCCGAGCTCCTCGCCCAGGTCGAGGCGCTGCCCCCGGCCGCCGACACCCCCGGCGTCGACGAACGGCAGGCGGTCCGGCCGGAGGCGTCGTACGGCCTGCGCAGGCTGCTGCACGGCTTCGGCGCGCCGCTCCTGGTCAGCCTCGCACTGGTCGCCACCGACGCCGGGATGGGCCTGCTGCTGCCGGTGATGATCCGGCACGGCATCGACCAGGGCGTGTCCCAGGCGGCACTGGGCGCCGTCTGGGCGGCCTCCCTGCTCGCCCTGCTGGCCGTGGCGGCGCAGTGGGCCGCGCAGACCGGCGAGATCCGGATGACCGGACGCACCGGCGAACGCGTCCTCTACACGCTCCGGCTGAAGATCTTCGCCCAGCTCCAGCGGCTCGGCCTCGACTACTACGAGCGGGAGCTGACCGGCCGGATCATGACGAGGATGACGACGGACGTCGACGCCCTGTCCACGTTCCTGCAGACCGGACTGGTCACCGCCTTCGTCTCGGTCGTCACCTTCTTCGGCATCATGGTCGCCCTGCTGGTGATCGACGTGCAGCTGGCGCTGGTCGTCTTCGCGACGCTGCCGCCGCTGATCATCGCCACCTACTTCTTCCGCAAGGCCAGCGTGAAGGCGTACGAGCTGGCCCGCGAGCGGGTGTCGACGGTCAACGCCGACCTCCAGGAGTCGGTGTCCGGGCTGCGGATCGTGCAGGCCTTCCGGCGCGAGCGGGACGGCGCGGCACGGTTCGCGGAGCGCTCCGACAGCTACCGCCGGGCGCGCATCCGGGGCCAGTGGCTGATTTCGATCTACTTCCCGTTCGTGCAGCTGCTCTCCTCGGTCGCGGCGGCGGCCGTGCTGATCGCGGGCGCGGGACGGATCGACGCGGCGACCCTCACCACCGGAGCGCTGGTGGCCTACCTGCTCTACATCGACCTGTTCTTCGCCCCCGTGCAGCAGCTCTCGCAGGTCTTCGACGGCTACCAGCAGGCGACCGTCTCGCTGGGCCGCATCCAGGAACTGCTCCGGGAGCCGACCTCCACGCGGTCCGCCGACCGGCCGCACGAGGTGCGCTCGCTGAGCGGCGAGATCGCCTTCGAGGACGTCCGCTTCCGCTACGGCACGGAGGAGGAGGCCCTCACCGGGATCGACCTGCGCATCCCGGCCGGCCAGACCGTCGCGTTCGTCGGCGAGACCGGTGCCGGCAAGTCGACCCTGGTCAAGCTGGTGGCCCGGTTCTACGACCCGACGGGCGGCCGGGTCACCGTGGACGGCCGGGACCTGCGCTCCCTCGACCTGACCTCGTACCGCCACCGGCTGGGCGTCGTCCCGCAGGAGGCGTACCTGTTCCCCGGCACCGTCCGCGACGCGATCGCCTACGGCCGCCCGGACGCCTCCGACGCCGAGGTGGAGGCGGCGGCGCGGGCGGTCGGCGCGCACGAGATGATCGCCACGCTCGACGGCGGCTACCTCCACGAGGTCGCCGAGCGCGGCCGCAACCTCTCCGCCGGACAGCGCCAGCTGATCGCGCTGGCCCGCGCCGAACTCGTCGACCCGGACGTCCTGCTCCTCGACGAGGCCACGGCCGCCCTCGACCTGGCGACGGAGGCCCAGGTCAACCAGGCCACCGACCGTCTGACGGGCCGCCGCACCACGCTCGTCGTCGCCCACCGGCTGACCACCGCGGCCCGCGCGGACCGGGTGGTGGTCATGGACCACGGCCGGGTCGTCGAGGACGGCACCCACGACGAGCTCCTCGCCCTGGACGGACGCTACGCGCGCCTGTGGCGCACCTTCGTCGGCGCGGCCGAGCCCGAGGAGCCGGTCAGCGCGTCCCGGTGA
- a CDS encoding S28 family serine protease translates to MRKALRWLLALTVLIGTLSTAGAATAAPTPEATDIKDRLLAVPGISLIEEKPYPGYRFFVLNYTQPVDHRHPSKGTFQQRITVLHKDVSRPTVFYTGGYNVSTNPGRREPTQIVDGNQVSLEYRYFTPSRPAPADWSKLDIWQAAGDQHRVFAALKKIYPKNWLSTGGSKGGMTATYYERFYPRDMDGVVAYVAPNDVVNDEDSAYDRFFASVGTKECRDRLNAVQREALVRREPLERRYAADAAENGYTFTTVGSLDRAYEAVVLDYVWGFWQYSLLSDCASIPADAATATDDEIWKSVDAISGFSAYADQGLATYTPYYYQAGTQLGAPTIHFPAIEKKYIRYGYQPPRNFVPRDIPMRFQPGAMRDVDTWVRHNARHMLFVYGQNDPWGSERFRLGKGAKDSYVFTAPGLNHGANVAGLVADQKALATARILAWAGVPAPAVSQARPLAKFDAKLDVRDVEREPALRP, encoded by the coding sequence ATGCGCAAGGCGCTCAGATGGCTGCTCGCGCTCACGGTGCTCATAGGCACGCTGAGCACGGCGGGAGCGGCGACCGCCGCCCCCACGCCGGAGGCCACCGACATCAAGGACCGGCTGCTCGCGGTCCCGGGCATCAGCCTGATCGAGGAGAAGCCGTACCCCGGGTACCGCTTCTTCGTCCTGAACTACACCCAGCCGGTGGACCACCGGCACCCCTCCAAGGGCACCTTCCAGCAGCGCATCACGGTGCTGCACAAGGACGTCAGCCGCCCGACGGTCTTCTACACCGGCGGCTACAACGTCTCCACCAACCCCGGCCGCCGCGAGCCCACCCAGATCGTGGACGGCAACCAGGTCTCCCTGGAATACCGTTACTTCACCCCGTCCCGTCCCGCCCCTGCCGACTGGTCCAAGCTGGACATCTGGCAGGCCGCCGGCGACCAGCACCGCGTCTTCGCCGCGCTGAAGAAGATCTACCCGAAGAACTGGCTCTCCACGGGCGGCTCCAAGGGCGGCATGACGGCGACGTACTACGAGCGCTTCTACCCCCGGGACATGGACGGCGTGGTCGCCTACGTCGCCCCCAACGACGTCGTCAACGACGAGGACTCGGCCTACGACCGCTTCTTCGCCTCCGTCGGCACCAAGGAGTGCCGCGACCGGCTGAACGCCGTCCAGCGCGAGGCGCTGGTGCGCCGGGAGCCCCTGGAGCGCAGGTACGCGGCGGACGCGGCGGAGAACGGCTACACCTTCACCACCGTCGGCAGCCTGGACCGCGCCTACGAGGCCGTCGTCCTCGACTACGTCTGGGGCTTCTGGCAGTACAGCCTGCTCTCCGACTGCGCGTCGATCCCGGCCGACGCGGCCACGGCGACCGACGACGAGATCTGGAAGTCGGTCGACGCCATCTCCGGTTTCTCCGCCTACGCCGACCAGGGCCTCGCCACGTACACGCCGTACTACTACCAGGCGGGCACCCAGCTCGGCGCCCCCACGATCCACTTCCCGGCCATCGAGAAGAAGTACATCCGCTACGGCTACCAGCCGCCGCGCAACTTCGTGCCCCGCGACATCCCGATGCGGTTCCAGCCGGGGGCGATGCGGGACGTCGACACGTGGGTGCGGCACAACGCCCGCCACATGCTCTTCGTCTACGGCCAGAACGACCCGTGGGGTTCGGAGCGGTTCCGGCTCGGCAAGGGCGCGAAGGACAGCTACGTCTTCACCGCCCCCGGCCTGAACCACGGCGCGAACGTGGCCGGACTGGTCGCGGACCAGAAGGCGCTGGCCACGGCCCGCATCCTGGCCTGGGCGGGCGTCCCGGCGCCGGCGGTGTCCCAGGCCAGGCCGCTCGCGAAGTTCGACGCGAAGCTGGACGTTCGCGACGTGGAACGGGAGCCCGCGCTGCGCCCGTGA
- a CDS encoding glycoside hydrolase family 3 protein, with translation MPSRRTVLTAAAGVTAALAVGGPAHADDRRPRELLSRMTVEEKVGQVFVSRVHGHSATAPDPADADANLADFGVRTGAELLARYRLGGVIYFAWAHNTRAPQQIADLSDGLQRASLGQPRGLPVLISTDQEHGAVCRVGRPATLFPGAMAIGAGGSRDDARTLARIAGTELRAMGIRQNYSPLADVNVNPANPVIGVRSFGADPDAVAALVAAEVEGYRAAGVAATAKHFPGHGDTAVDSHTGFPVITHTRQEWEALDAAPFRAAIAAGVDSVMTAHIVVPSLDASGDPATLSRPVVTGLLREELGYEGVVVTDALDMAGVRTKYGDDRVPVLALKAGVDQLLNPPRLDVAWNAVVKAVRDGELTVRRLDEAVLRILRLKERLGLFDDPYAGPAGVARTVGAPEHLAAADLLAERTTTLLVNEGGALPLSPRSHPGLLVVGADPASPTGTTGPPTGVLAAALTAQGFRTTTLPTGTAPSAETTAQAVAAADGVAAVVVATYNVTADSAQKTLVERLSATGRPVIAVAVRNPYDVAHLPSVTACLATYGWTDVELRAAARVIAGAVRPQGKLPVPVQRADDPARVLYPIGHGLTY, from the coding sequence ATGCCCTCCAGACGCACCGTCCTCACCGCCGCCGCCGGCGTCACCGCCGCACTCGCCGTCGGCGGTCCCGCGCACGCGGACGATCGCCGGCCGCGTGAGCTCCTCTCCCGTATGACGGTGGAGGAGAAGGTCGGCCAGGTCTTCGTCTCGCGGGTGCACGGCCACTCGGCGACCGCTCCCGACCCGGCCGACGCCGACGCCAACCTCGCCGACTTCGGCGTCCGCACCGGCGCGGAGCTGCTCGCCCGTTACCGGCTCGGTGGTGTCATCTACTTCGCGTGGGCGCACAACACCCGCGCCCCGCAGCAGATCGCGGACCTCTCCGACGGGCTCCAGCGGGCCTCGCTCGGGCAGCCGCGCGGTCTGCCGGTGCTGATCTCCACCGACCAGGAGCACGGCGCGGTCTGCCGGGTGGGCCGGCCTGCCACCCTGTTCCCCGGCGCGATGGCGATCGGCGCGGGCGGTTCCCGTGACGACGCCCGCACCCTGGCCCGGATCGCGGGAACCGAGCTGCGGGCGATGGGCATCCGGCAGAACTACTCCCCCCTCGCCGACGTCAACGTGAACCCGGCCAACCCGGTGATCGGGGTCCGCTCGTTCGGCGCCGACCCGGACGCGGTGGCGGCCCTGGTCGCCGCGGAGGTCGAGGGGTACCGCGCGGCCGGGGTGGCGGCGACCGCCAAGCACTTCCCCGGACACGGGGACACCGCCGTGGACAGCCACACCGGCTTCCCGGTCATCACCCACACCCGGCAGGAGTGGGAGGCGCTGGACGCGGCGCCGTTCCGGGCGGCGATCGCGGCCGGCGTCGACTCCGTGATGACCGCGCACATCGTGGTGCCCTCGCTGGACGCCTCCGGCGACCCGGCCACCCTTTCCCGGCCCGTCGTCACCGGGCTCCTGCGCGAGGAGCTGGGCTACGAGGGCGTCGTAGTCACCGACGCCCTGGACATGGCGGGCGTGCGCACGAAGTACGGCGACGACCGGGTGCCGGTGCTCGCCCTCAAGGCCGGCGTCGACCAGCTGCTCAACCCGCCCCGGCTGGACGTCGCCTGGAACGCCGTCGTGAAGGCCGTCCGGGACGGGGAGCTCACCGTGCGGCGGCTCGACGAGGCGGTGTTGCGCATCCTGCGGCTGAAGGAACGGCTGGGGCTGTTCGACGATCCGTACGCCGGCCCGGCCGGGGTCGCCCGGACCGTCGGCGCCCCGGAGCACCTCGCGGCGGCCGACCTGCTCGCCGAGCGCACGACGACGCTCCTCGTCAACGAGGGCGGGGCACTCCCCCTGTCGCCGCGCTCCCACCCCGGGCTGCTGGTCGTCGGCGCCGATCCCGCCTCCCCCACCGGCACCACGGGCCCGCCCACCGGCGTCCTGGCCGCCGCCCTCACCGCACAGGGCTTCCGCACGACGACGCTGCCCACCGGCACGGCCCCCTCCGCCGAGACGACCGCGCAGGCGGTCGCGGCGGCGGACGGCGTGGCCGCGGTGGTGGTCGCGACCTACAACGTCACGGCGGACAGCGCGCAGAAGACGCTGGTCGAGCGGTTGTCGGCGACCGGCCGGCCGGTGATCGCGGTGGCGGTCCGCAACCCCTACGACGTGGCACACCTGCCGTCCGTCACGGCGTGCCTGGCGACGTACGGCTGGACCGACGTCGAACTGCGGGCCGCCGCACGCGTGATCGCCGGCGCGGTCCGGCCGCAGGGCAAGCTGCCGGTGCCCGTGCAGCGGGCGGACGACCCGGCGCGCGTCCTGTACCCGATCGGGCACGGCCTGACGTACTGA